Below is a window of Paraburkholderia kururiensis DNA.
GGGCTACGTGGGTTTCATTCCGGTGCCGGTGGTCGTGATGGTGGTGCTGGCGGCGTGCTTTTCCGTCGTCATGCGGCGCACGCGTTTTGGACGGCACGTCTACGCAACAGGCGGCAACGAGACCGCGGCGCACTTGAGCGGCGTGCGCACGCACCGCGTGAAGTTTCTCGTCTATCTGCTCTCGGGCGTGATCGCCGCGCTCGCGGGCGTCATCAGCTTCTCGCGTTTCGTATCGGCCGAACCGGCTGCGGGCTTCGGCGCCGAACTGGACGTGATCGCCGCCGCCGCGATTGGCGGCGCGAGCCTTTCGGGCGGCGCCGGCAGCGTGGAGGGCGCGGTGATCGGCGCGGCGCTGGCCGGCATCATCACCAACGGCGTGGTGTTGCTCAACATCGATACCTACGCGCAACAAACCATTACGGGTTGCGTCATCCTGATTGCGGTCAGCATCGACATCTGGAGACTGCGCCGTAAGGCGCGATAGCCACATCGCGCAGCTTGGCTCATCAATCTTATAAACATGGAGACAACACAATGAAATCCCGTCTGCTTCGCAAGGCGATCTTCAATGGCGCAAGCCTCGCACTGGCCGCTGCCGCATTCGGCACGCTCTTCGCGCAACCGGCATCCGCCAAGGACCCGCAGTCCATTTCCATCGCCGTGATACCGAAGGTGGCCGTGCCCTTCTTCGACGACTGCAACACGGGCGCGAAGGAAGAAGCGAAGAAGTACAACGTCAATTACCAATGGGTCGTGCCGCAGAATACGCAGGGCTCGACGCAGGTGCAGATTATCGAAGACCTCATGGCGCGCCACGTGGACGGCATCGCCATTTCGGTGAACGAGCCGAAGTCCGTGGAGAACGTGATTCAGCAGGCGAAGCGCAACGGCATCAAGGTGCTTACCTTCGATTCGGATTCGCCCAAGAGCGGCCGCTCCATGTATATCGGCACGAGCAATGTGGCCGCCGGCGCGACCATGGCAGCCGCGATGGCCAAGGCCCTCAACGGCAACGGCGAAGTGGCGATCATCACGGGCCAACTGGGCGCGGTGAACCTGAACGAACGCATTACGGGAATCAAGCAGGAACTCGCGAAGTATCCCGGCATCAAGATCGTGGAAACGCAGGGCACGGACGACGATCTGGCGCGCGGTGTGTCGGTGGTTGAAACGACGCTGCGTGCGCATCCGCAGTTGAAGGGCATCTTCGGTGTGAGCCAGGTGGGCGGTCCCGCCGTGGCGAAAGTGCTCAGCACGCGCGAATTCGGCGACAAGAAGGGCAAGCTCGAAGTGCTGGCCTTCGACGATCTGCCGGACACCATCAAGGGCGTCAAAGACGGCCTGATTCAGGGCATCATCGTGCAGCGGCCCGTCACCATGGGGCGCCTTGCCGTGGATCACCTCTACGCGCAGATCCAGGGCAAGGAAACGAGCGAAAAAGACATCGACACGGGCGTGACGGTGGTGACCAAGGCCAATCTGGGCAGCTATACCAAGTAACGGCGAGGTGGCGCGAGGTACGCGACAGGAAGAGACACGGGGCCGCTGCGGGGCAGGGGCCCGTGCATGAAGCGAGTCGTTTTGCCGAAAGATACAGCTTGAGAAGCATGCTTGAGAGACACGCGATGACCCCCTTTCTCGAAGTCAGCCACATCTCGAAGACCTTTCCCGGCGTGCGTGCGCTCAACCGCGTGAGCCTGCACGTGTCGCGCGGCGAAGTGCTCGCGCTCGCCGGCGAGAACGGTGCGGGCAAGAGCACGCTCATGAAGATTCTGACCGGCGTGCTGCAACCGGATGCAGGCGGGCAGATCCGGTTGGAGGGTCAACCCGTCGTGCTCGCGGACAACAACCACGCGCGCGCGCTGGGCATCGGCATCATTTATCAGGAGCTTTCGGTCGTCGACAACCTGAGCATTGCCGAGAACATCTTTCTGGCCCGAGAGCCGCTCAATCGCTTCGGCTTCATCGACCGTGCGCGCATGAATGCGCAGGCGAGCGAACTGCTCGCCAACATCGGCATGACGCTCGACCCGCGCCGCCTGGTGAGCGGCCTGAGTGTTGGGCAGAAGCAGATGGTGGAAATCGCGAAGGCCGTGTCCTGTGAACCGAAAATTCTGATCATGGACGAGCCCACCGCGTCGCTCAGCCATCATGAAACGCGGCTGCTGCTCGATCTCATCAAGCGGCTGCGCGAGCGTGGTATCGGCGTCGTGTACATCTCGCACCGGCTGGAGGAGTTGTTCGAACTCGCGGACCGTGTGACCGTGCTGCGCGACGGGTCCACCGTGGCCGACGCTGCAATGCGCGACGTGGACCGCGCATGGCTGGTGCGCGAAATGGTGGCGCGCGAATTGAGCGAGCTTTACGCGAGATCGGCGTCTCATGCGACGCGCGACGTGGTGCTCGAAGTGCGCGGCCTTTCGCTGCGCACGCGCCACGGCGCGGCCGGCTGGATTCGCGACATCTCGTTCAGCGTGCATCGCGGCGAGATTCTGGGCATTGCGGGCCTTGTGGGCGCGGGGCGTACCGAGATCATGGAGATGATTTTCGGCATGCGCCCCGCAACGGGCGAAGTGCTGATCGAAGGGCGGGCTGCCGCCATTGCCAGTCCGCACGACGCGATTGCGCATGGTATCGGCTTCGCAACCGAAGACCGCAAGGCGCAGGGGCTCGTGGCCGGCATGAGCGTTCGCGAGAACTTCAGCCTCACGCATCTGGAAACCTACTCGCCGCTGCAATTCGTCAAGCGTGCGCAAGAAGACGAACGCTGCCGTCAGTTCGTTCGCGAACTCGGCGTAAAGACGCCTTCCATCGAGCAGAAGGTCGTCAATCTGAGCGGCGGAAACCAGCAGAAGGTCGTGCTCGCGAAATGGCTCGCACGCAAGCCGCGCCTGCTGATCGTGGACGAACCCACCCGCGGCATCGACATCGGCGCCAAGGCCGAAGTGCATGCCGTGCTCGCGCAGCTCGCTTCGCAGGGCGTTGCGATCATCGCGATCTCGTCGGACTTGCAGGAAGTGCTCGCCATCAGCGATCGTATCCTTGTCGTGCGCGAAGGCCGTGTGAACGGCCTGTTCGATCGCGACGACGCCACCCAGGAACGCGTCATGGCAGCCGCTACCGCGTGATGCATTCGTCGTTCTGCATTTGCCCCTTCATTACGGAAACCTTGAAGACATGACCACGATAGTCGTCGTACACACCGGCCCCGTCACCGTGCAGCCGCTCAAAGACCAGTTCAACCAGCAACTGCCCGATGTCCGCATGATCAACATCGTGGACGACAGCCTGCTCAACGACGTGCGCGCGGCGGGGCATCTCACGCCCGAAGTCACGGCGCGGCTCTACACGTACATGGCCAATGCGCAGGCCATGGGCGCGGACTACATCCTGAACGCGTGCTCTTCGGTGGGCGAGGCGGTGGACGTGGTGCGCGGCATGGTGCGCACGCCCATCATGAAGATCGACGAGACGATGGCGGAAGAGGCGAGCCGCCTCGGCTCGCGCATTGGCGTGGTGGCGACGGTGAAGACCACGCTGGAGCCTACCGTGCGGCTCATCCGCAAAAAAGCGCAGGAAGCCGCGCGCGAAATCGCGGTGGTGGAGCGCGTGGCGGAAGCCGCGTTCGAAGCGCTGCTTGCAGGCGATACGGGCCGCCACGACGAGATCCTGCGCCAGACCATTCTCGAACTTGCCGAGACGGTGGACGTCATCGTACTCGCGCAGGTTTCGATGGCGCGGCTCGTGCCGTCGCTGGGCACGACGCGCGTGCCGGTGCTATCGAGCCCGCAAAGCGGTGTAGCGGCGCTGCGCGAGGCGCTTTCACGCGCCCACTAACGGCACCTTGATGTCGCGGTGCGCGCCCTGCACGGGTGGAGGCGCCGTCTTCTCGACGGGCGTCTGCGCATCGCGCAGGTACTGCGAGACGAATGCGGGCGTCAACACGATCTTGCGCTGATACGTGTCGACGAGACCTTCGGTTTTGAGGTCGCTGAAGTGGCGGTTGACCGACTCGCGCGACGTGCCGATGAATTCGGCGAGCTTGTCTTGCGGTATCGAAAGGTCGATCAGAATGCCGGTGCCCACGCCCGCGTGGACGAACGGGCTGCCGATTTGCCGCGCGAACATGGAAAGAATATTGATGAGCCGCTTGCGCACTTCGTGCAGCGAAAGGCTTTCGATCAATTGCTGCGCTTCCTGCCAGCGCTGATGATGGCTGCGCAGCACGAACTGGCTGATGACGGCGTAACGGTCCAGCAGGTCTTTGAAGTCTGCCTTGTTGATGTAGCAGATGCGGCAGTCCGTAAGCGTTTGCGCGTAATGCGAATAGTTGGTTTCGTTGAGCACGTCGCCGTCGCCGAACAGCATGCCGGCCTTGATGAACGACAGCGTGATTTCCTGCCCGTCTTCGGTGATGCGATAAAGCCGCAGGTGGCCCACCTTGAGCAGGTACACGTAGTCGCTGCGTTCGTCGGGGCGATAGACGAGGGCATTCTTGCGCAGGATGCGATGATCGCTGAATGCCGGCATTACCTCTTCGAGGCAATTCTTTTCAATGAGCGAGAGAAGCTCGCTTTTTCCAACGAACCACATCGCATGTCTCCTTTCCGTCCGCTTCGGGTTCCGGACGTATTTCGTCATTGCAGCGTTCGGGGCGCGATTCCGTGTGGCTTCCCGTGCGGCCGCCACAGTGATTCGGCATCATAGCGCGCTCTGCGGCCACGCGCTAAACCGGGCATTTTCCGATGGTGCGGCGCGGTATCGCGCTAGTTCTGGTCCCGAATTTCGCCCGGCCCCTTGCCCGTCCAACGCTTGAGCGCCCTGCGGAAATTCGCGGTGTCGGTAAAGCCCACCAGCATGGCGACGTCGTCGGTGCTCAGCTTCGTGGTCTTCAGGTATTCCGTGGCAAGCGAGCACCGCACGTCGTCGACGATGGCAACGAACGACGTTCCCTCCGACGCGAGGTGGCGCCTCAGCGTGCGGCTCGTCATCTTCAACGCCGCTGCCACGGTTTCCATGCCGGGAAATTCGCCGGGCTTGCGCATCAATACCTGGTAGACCTCGCCCGAGACCCCGGACGACGTTTTCGCCTGCCCGATGAGCCTGTCACACGTTTCCTGCAAGAGCGCCGCGGAATGACGGTGCGCGAGATGCGGCTGCAATTCGAGTATGGCGCTGTCGTAAACGAGTTCGCATTCCGGTGTACCGAACTCGCAGGGACAGCCCAGATACTCCTCGTAGATGGCCGCATACGAAGGCTGCGGGTACGAGAAGCGCGCAAGCAACGGCGGACATTTGCGTCCCGCCACGTCCTGCAGATGGGTCACGTGCTGCGTGTACTGCTGCTCCAGCAGGAACTGCTGCACGTCGTGCGCAAAGTTCGACGAGAACGCGTCCGGAAACGTCCACACCGACGTCTTCGGGTACTCCGTCCATTGAATGGTGAGCGTGGGCGTGGCGAGCCGATGGTATTTCACGCCGAGCCGAAAGTAATCACGCAGCGAAAGGCACGACATCAACGCGTATCCGTACATGCCGTAGGCGGCGAGATGAAGGCGCGCGCCGGTCTTGAACGGCGTGCGCGGATCGGACGACATCCTCACCGCGTTCGCGCACACCGCTGCGTACTGGCGCACCGATGTCATGACGGAGGCGTCGTAGATCTCGTCCGGCGCAACGCCGCTTCCCTTCAAACTCTGCTCCGGTGCGATGCCCTGTTCTGCCAGCACTTCGACCAATGCCGCGATCTTGTAGGGCGCGTAAATGCGCTCGTTCAGCAGCGGATATTTCGACGCCACGGTGTCTCCTCCCGATGTCCTGATGGGACATCAGCTTGTCCGTAAATGACCTTCCGCGGCGGATCGTATCTCACTACCATCAATCCAGTCACGCTTCTTTCCCGCTCTGAGTTTCGCGATCGCCGTCCATCCGGCCCTACCTGGAAGACTGTTTACATGAGCATTTCAAACAGCAAGGTCATCATCACGTGCGCTGTCACCGGTTCGGCGCATGTGCCTTCGATGTCGGAGTACCTGCCGTTCAGACCCGCCGACATCGAAGCGCAGGCCGTCGAGGCCGCGCAGGCGGGGGCCGCCATTCTCCACCTGCATGCGCGCAATCCTGAAGACGGGCGCCCCACGCCATCGCCCGAGGTCTTTCGCCAGTTCGTGCCTGCAATTGCGGCGCAAACCGATGCCGTCATCAATATCTCGACGGGCGGCAGTACGCGCATGACGCTGGAAGAGCGGCTCGCTTATGCACGTGTGGCGAAACCCGAGATGTGCTCGCTCAACATGGGATCGATGAACTTCTCGCTGCATCCCGTTGCCGCGAAGATGTCGTCGTGGCGATTCGACTGGGAGAAGGAATACGTGGAAGGCATGGAGGACATGATCTTTCGCAACACCTTCCGCGACATCAAGAACATCCTCACGGAGTTTCGCGATTACGGCACGCGCTTCGAGTTCGAGTGCTACGACGTGGGGCATCTCTATAACCTCGCCTATTTCGCCGATAGTGGCCTCGTGAAGCCGCCGTTCTTCATTCAATCCGTCATCGGCATTCTGGGTGGAATCGGAGCCGATCCCGAGAACCTCAACGTGATGCGCTCCACCGCAGACCGTCTGTTCGGGCGCGAGAACTATCAGTTCTCCGTACTGGGTGCCGGCCGCCA
It encodes the following:
- a CDS encoding sugar-binding protein — encoded protein: MKSRLLRKAIFNGASLALAAAAFGTLFAQPASAKDPQSISIAVIPKVAVPFFDDCNTGAKEEAKKYNVNYQWVVPQNTQGSTQVQIIEDLMARHVDGIAISVNEPKSVENVIQQAKRNGIKVLTFDSDSPKSGRSMYIGTSNVAAGATMAAAMAKALNGNGEVAIITGQLGAVNLNERITGIKQELAKYPGIKIVETQGTDDDLARGVSVVETTLRAHPQLKGIFGVSQVGGPAVAKVLSTREFGDKKGKLEVLAFDDLPDTIKGVKDGLIQGIIVQRPVTMGRLAVDHLYAQIQGKETSEKDIDTGVTVVTKANLGSYTK
- a CDS encoding sugar ABC transporter ATP-binding protein, which codes for MTPFLEVSHISKTFPGVRALNRVSLHVSRGEVLALAGENGAGKSTLMKILTGVLQPDAGGQIRLEGQPVVLADNNHARALGIGIIYQELSVVDNLSIAENIFLAREPLNRFGFIDRARMNAQASELLANIGMTLDPRRLVSGLSVGQKQMVEIAKAVSCEPKILIMDEPTASLSHHETRLLLDLIKRLRERGIGVVYISHRLEELFELADRVTVLRDGSTVADAAMRDVDRAWLVREMVARELSELYARSASHATRDVVLEVRGLSLRTRHGAAGWIRDISFSVHRGEILGIAGLVGAGRTEIMEMIFGMRPATGEVLIEGRAAAIASPHDAIAHGIGFATEDRKAQGLVAGMSVRENFSLTHLETYSPLQFVKRAQEDERCRQFVRELGVKTPSIEQKVVNLSGGNQQKVVLAKWLARKPRLLIVDEPTRGIDIGAKAEVHAVLAQLASQGVAIIAISSDLQEVLAISDRILVVREGRVNGLFDRDDATQERVMAAATA
- a CDS encoding aspartate/glutamate racemase family protein, producing the protein MTTIVVVHTGPVTVQPLKDQFNQQLPDVRMINIVDDSLLNDVRAAGHLTPEVTARLYTYMANAQAMGADYILNACSSVGEAVDVVRGMVRTPIMKIDETMAEEASRLGSRIGVVATVKTTLEPTVRLIRKKAQEAAREIAVVERVAEAAFEALLAGDTGRHDEILRQTILELAETVDVIVLAQVSMARLVPSLGTTRVPVLSSPQSGVAALREALSRAH
- a CDS encoding Crp/Fnr family transcriptional regulator — its product is MWFVGKSELLSLIEKNCLEEVMPAFSDHRILRKNALVYRPDERSDYVYLLKVGHLRLYRITEDGQEITLSFIKAGMLFGDGDVLNETNYSHYAQTLTDCRICYINKADFKDLLDRYAVISQFVLRSHHQRWQEAQQLIESLSLHEVRKRLINILSMFARQIGSPFVHAGVGTGILIDLSIPQDKLAEFIGTSRESVNRHFSDLKTEGLVDTYQRKIVLTPAFVSQYLRDAQTPVEKTAPPPVQGAHRDIKVPLVGA
- a CDS encoding AraC family transcriptional regulator, producing the protein MASKYPLLNERIYAPYKIAALVEVLAEQGIAPEQSLKGSGVAPDEIYDASVMTSVRQYAAVCANAVRMSSDPRTPFKTGARLHLAAYGMYGYALMSCLSLRDYFRLGVKYHRLATPTLTIQWTEYPKTSVWTFPDAFSSNFAHDVQQFLLEQQYTQHVTHLQDVAGRKCPPLLARFSYPQPSYAAIYEEYLGCPCEFGTPECELVYDSAILELQPHLAHRHSAALLQETCDRLIGQAKTSSGVSGEVYQVLMRKPGEFPGMETVAAALKMTSRTLRRHLASEGTSFVAIVDDVRCSLATEYLKTTKLSTDDVAMLVGFTDTANFRRALKRWTGKGPGEIRDQN
- a CDS encoding 3-keto-5-aminohexanoate cleavage protein gives rise to the protein MSISNSKVIITCAVTGSAHVPSMSEYLPFRPADIEAQAVEAAQAGAAILHLHARNPEDGRPTPSPEVFRQFVPAIAAQTDAVINISTGGSTRMTLEERLAYARVAKPEMCSLNMGSMNFSLHPVAAKMSSWRFDWEKEYVEGMEDMIFRNTFRDIKNILTEFRDYGTRFEFECYDVGHLYNLAYFADSGLVKPPFFIQSVIGILGGIGADPENLNVMRSTADRLFGRENYQFSVLGAGRHQMSLVAMGAIMGGNVRVGLEDSVYLAKGVKAKSNAEQVRKIRRVLEELSFDIATPADARAMLGLKGRDNVSL